TTGACCTTCAAGTACCCACACCTTCAGAGTCTATAACTAACGCAAAACCAAGCTTCTGGCAAAAATATGGCGCTGCCATGTCGTTTTTGTTTGCTGTTTGCCTTGTCAGCGCGGGTTATTGGTATTGGCAAACTAACCAACCAAAGAGTTATATTGCCGCCCTACCCATTACCTTCGACGGACAAACTGAATTAACCGATACCCAACAGCGCATCGCCACCTTAGGGCTTGAAGACGCCATCAGTAACTTTATTTTACAAGACACCTCAAGCTTGCAGGTATCGAACTCAGAAGTAACCAGCACCCTTAGACTCATGGGTGAACAAGCATCGCAAACTGACATCGGCAAAGCCCTTGGCGCCGACGTGCTGCTCGAATCGGTATTTAACTGCCGTAATTCATTGTGTGAAGTCACACTCAACGCCATTGATGCACACACAGCGACCTTGCTCGATACCACCCGCTATAGTGTCGACACCGAAAGCTTTTCGGAGGCCTATCACAACAGTTTGGTGAATATTGAGGCACTATTTGACAAGCGCTTTACCAGCCAAACTTATAGCGATGCGTTTTACGACAAATATGTAGCGCAGGTTGAAGCATTTCAAAGTGGCTCGCAAGACATTGCGGTGACACTGGCTGAAGTGAAGTCACTGATCCGCCAAGAACCGAATTTTGTGCCGCTGTATCGGTTTTATAGGAAGGTGGTTGTTGAAGAGCACCGTATTCAACAAAACAATAATGTCATTTGGGATTTCTTAGATGCTTTAGAACAAGCCCCTGAAACCTATAAAAATAGTCATAACTATATCATTGATCGTATTCAGGCGTATCAGACTATTAAAGATTGGCAAAAAGCTGAGATGTTAATTTCAGAGCTTTCAATCTTAGATATAGAAAAGTTTGAGCTTTATAGTGTTAAAGCTAATTTTTATAGAGAAAAATTTGATTACCCAAAAGCTCTAAAGAGCATTACTTTAGCATACAAACTCAAACCAACTGTTCAGGTTGTTCGTAATACGGCAATAATTTATCTTTTAAATGGCAATTATGAAAAAGCAAATGAACACCTTAAAAAGCTTATTGATACTGCTCAATTTGACTTTTGGGCATTGAGGACTTACGCCGATATTTCATTACTTAATGGCAATTCACAGTCCGCTATTGATGCATATCTAAAACTACTTATCAATAATCCAAGAAATGCAAATGCCTTATCAAATATTGCTATTGCATATTCGCTGATTGGCAACTTTAAAAATTCACATGAGTATGCGAGAAAAGCTTATAATATTAACCCTTCAAATCTAAGCATTGTTCTTAATTTTGCCGATAGCTACTCTTACCTTAAACATTCTTCAGAAGCCTATAAACTATACACACAAATTATAGATCTAACAGCTGAAACAAACGATATTGACGAGTTAATCATCAGAGCTCAAGCCTTATTGCACACGGGGAATAAGGTTGAAGCACTCCAACTGATTACAAAAATTGAAAATGAAACCTCAAATATTCATGATCTAATGTTTAGCAAAGCCATGATTTTAACCAAATTAGGGGAGCATCAATCAGCTTTATTGTTAATTGAATCAAGCATTAAAGATGGTTGGAACAAGAGCTTTTATGGATTACCTTGGTTTAAAGACTTATGCCAATATCGATTAAAATTCATGCAGACTATTGGAGCAAATGATTTCAATTCACTTTGCTCCAATAGTATTGAATAGTTTAAGGAGGAGTTCCCTGAATTATCACTTTAGGATCTTGAGAAATATAAAGTTTACCTTTTTTACCTTCTTTCTCCGCAAGTAATCTAAAGTCAATCTCGTAATTGGTATTGGCTTCAAGTTCAATTTTAGAGAACACCTTGTCTTTGTTCTTAGACTTCACTAACTCTTTGATCACATCAGCTGGAATGCTGGCATCAGGTTCAATATTCAATACCGTCACGACCAAAGAAGTGCCGCCGTTGAATACTTCGCTGCTTAGCTGATAGTTAAAGTTATCACGGGCATCAGTGAATAAGGTGCCGTTGCCAGCAAAGCGGAAGCCTTTGTCTATGCTT
The Pseudoalteromonas phenolica genome window above contains:
- a CDS encoding serine/threonine-protein kinase, producing MIQLEQFYQQITPLGQGGMSRVFLAVDAKLERHVAVKVLDVNKVDKQQALNEAKILARVNHPNIVQVYKVHESDSQLAIEMEYVQGATLKHFLKTRHLESEQKLQLLIDIAQGLSEAHKNDILHLDLKADNILINAQGVAKIADFGIAQLGDEQRSHHSSFGSLTAMSPEQLNKQPLDQRADLFAFGLLAYQLFANEHPYLAQAKNAAPDAIAEQIKHVPCQSDASKLLDMPAQLGALINSLLAFDKAARPNSFHQVISQLKQLQQNIGYAQCDDTQDIDAVDLQVPTPSESITNAKPSFWQKYGAAMSFLFAVCLVSAGYWYWQTNQPKSYIAALPITFDGQTELTDTQQRIATLGLEDAISNFILQDTSSLQVSNSEVTSTLRLMGEQASQTDIGKALGADVLLESVFNCRNSLCEVTLNAIDAHTATLLDTTRYSVDTESFSEAYHNSLVNIEALFDKRFTSQTYSDAFYDKYVAQVEAFQSGSQDIAVTLAEVKSLIRQEPNFVPLYRFYRKVVVEEHRIQQNNNVIWDFLDALEQAPETYKNSHNYIIDRIQAYQTIKDWQKAEMLISELSILDIEKFELYSVKANFYREKFDYPKALKSITLAYKLKPTVQVVRNTAIIYLLNGNYEKANEHLKKLIDTAQFDFWALRTYADISLLNGNSQSAIDAYLKLLINNPRNANALSNIAIAYSLIGNFKNSHEYARKAYNINPSNLSIVLNFADSYSYLKHSSEAYKLYTQIIDLTAETNDIDELIIRAQALLHTGNKVEALQLITKIENETSNIHDLMFSKAMILTKLGEHQSALLLIESSIKDGWNKSFYGLPWFKDLCQYRLKFMQTIGANDFNSLCSNSIE